In the genome of Cercospora beticola chromosome 2, complete sequence, one region contains:
- a CDS encoding uncharacterized protein (MEROPS:MER0003669): MRSLAALPLLLTSTSALPELSISKRDRHTGGQTDLSARGVPARSRLTPRQDGFIETNIFDVLAWSSGGAYYANLTVGTPPQPQTVILDTGSSDLYFDASSASTCEDPPTATQACEGGTFDSSKSSTYREVHAAPAFNTSFGDGSTALGPYGSDVVGIGHVLISPVQFGVATTVDSTTGFSLGLMGLGYSNNEAVTSQRNFYQNMPEVLKDAGEINSRLYSVFLNGANAGSGTILFGGIDTSKYTGSLATVNFLPQFYDGQELPLNFITTVTAANISLGGQTAQLWSGGSPGVEAYNRDDPALPVLLDTGSTAWSIPQRYFLNYIEPNFDFVDRSGICSCEYAKSGPSLSLEFGGKVTITVTPDQFIVPIIDPTTRKPQRYDNKGNEACIFLLAPDTSGQPFLTLGDAVLRSMYVVFDLDNGQGSIAQAATNPGSPNIVTVQAGPTGVAAAVSGVNTAPANTVKAPGEVQSGTVAYSVATAATPIGTATGAGAVPANAQVVGGSGTGSSSESSSAAATVLSIPGADFTALGVAAIWTAGIALGASLML, encoded by the exons ATGCGCTCCCTGGCAGCGCTGCCTTTGCTCTTGACTTCCACCAGTGCTCTGCCTGAGCTCTCCATCTCGAAGCGAGATCGACACACCGGAGGACAGACGGACCTTTCTGCACGAGGAGTTCCAGCGCGTTCGCGTTTGACACCGCGGCAAGATGGATTCATCGAGACCAACATCTTCGACGTCTTAGCTTGGAGCTCTGGAGGCGCATATTACGCCAACT TAACTGTCGGTACGCCTCCACAGCCCCAGACAGTCATCCTAGATACAGGATCGTCTGACCTGTACTTCGATGCCTCTTCTGCGAGCACGTGTGAAGATCCACCAACGGCAACACAAGCCTGCGAGGGCGGCACGTTCGATTCGTCAAAGTCAAGCACATACCGGGAGGTACACGCCGCGCCCGCCTTCAATACGTCTTTTGGCGATGGCTCCACGGCCTTGGGTCCATACGGTTCCGATGTTGTTGGAATTGGGCATGTGCTCATCTCGCCTGTGCAGTTCGGCGTGGCCACTACCGTGGACAGCACCACTGGTTTCTCCCTCGGCCTCATGGGGCTCGGTTACAGTAACAACGAGGCCGTCACGTCGCAACGTAACTTTTACCAGAACATGCCCGAGGTTCTCAAAGATGCAGGAGAGATCAACTCAAGACTGTACTCGGTTTTCTTGAATGGTGCAA ATGCTGGCTCTGGGACAATCCTATTTGGCGGCATTGACACCTCAAAGTACACTGGTTCGCTTGCGACAGTCAACTTCCTCCCGCAGTTCTATGATGGTCAGGAATTGCCTCTCAATTTCATCACAACCGTGACCGCGGCGAACATTTCCTTGGGTGGGCAGACTGCACAGCTGTGGAGCGGTGGCTCGCCCGGCGTGGAGGCATATAACCGCGATGACCCTGCTCTACCAGTTCTGCTGGACACCGGAAGTACTGCTTGGTCAATTCCACAGCGGTATTTTCTCAACTACATAGAGCCCAACTTCGACTTTGTGGACAGAAGCGGAATATGCTCTTGTGAGTACGCCAAATCTGgaccttctctttctctagaGTTTGGAGGCAAGGTCACCATCACGGTCACGCCAGATCAATTCATCGTCCCGATCATCGACCCTACAACGAGGAAGCCCCAGCGCTACGATAACAAAGGCAACGAAGCTTGTATCTTCCTCCTTGCTCCGGACACTTCTGGACAGCCATTCCTCACTCTGGGCGATGCCGTACTTCGGAGCATGTATGTGGTCTTTGACCTCGACAACGGCCAAGGTTCGATCGCACAAGCTGCAACCAATCCTGGAAGTCCAAATATCGTGACGGTTCAAGCCGGCCCAACAGGAGTCGCTGCAGCAGTCTCAGGAGTCAACACTGCGCCTGCCAACACAGTGAAAGCACCTGGCGAGGTACAGTCTGGCACGGTCGCCTACTCAGTTGCCACAGCTGCGACGCCTATCGGAACTGCTACCGGCGCAGGTGCTGTGCCGGCAAATGCTCAAGTTGTTGGAGGGTCCGGGACTGGATCTTCGAGTGAATcatcgtctgctgctgcgactgtaCTTAGCATCCCAGGCGCTGATTTCACTGCACTTGGGGTCGCGGCTATTTGGACGGCTGGCATCGCGCTAGGCGCGAGTTTGATGCTTTGA